In Triticum urartu cultivar G1812 chromosome 6, Tu2.1, whole genome shotgun sequence, the following proteins share a genomic window:
- the LOC125517522 gene encoding probable cinnamyl alcohol dehydrogenase — MGSVDASETTVTGWAARDATGHLSPYTYTLRKTGPEDVVLKVKYCGICHTDIHQVKNDLGASKYPMVPGHEVVGEVVEVGPEVSKFRAGDVVGVGVIVGCCRDCRPCKANVEQYCNKKIWSYNDVYTDGKPTQGGFASAMVVDQKFVVKIPAGLAPEQAAPLLCAGVTVYSPLKHFGLMTPGLRGGILGLGGVGHMGVKVAKSMGHHVTVISSSNKKRAEAMDDLGADAYLVSSDADQMAAAADSLDYIIDTVPAKHPLEPYLALLKMDGKLVLMGVIAEPLSFVSPMVMLGRKTITGSFIGSMDETEEVLQFCVDKGLTSQIEVVKMDYVNQAFERLERNDVRYRFVVDVGGSNIEDAA, encoded by the exons ATGGGCAGCGTCGACGCCTCCGAGACGACGGTCACCGGGTGggccgccagggacgccaccggcCACCTCTCCCCCTACACATACACTCTCAG GAAAACAGGCCCTGAAGATGTGGTGTTGAAGGTTAAGTACTGCGGCATCTGCCACACTGACATCCACCAGGTCAAGAACGACCTCGGTGCTTCCAAGTACCCCATGGTCCCAGG GCATGAGGTGGTTGGCGAGGTGGTGGAGGTCGGGCCGGAGGTGAGCAAGTTCCGCGCCGGCGACGTGGTCGGAGTGGGCGTGATCGTGGGGTGCTGCCGCGACTGCCGGCCGTGCAAGGCCAACGTCGAGCAGTACTGCAACAAGAAGATCTGGTCGTACAACGACGTCTACACCGACGGCAAGCCGACGCAGGGCGGCTTCGCCTCCGCCATGGTCGTCGATCAGAA GTTCGTGGTGAAGATCCCGGCCGGGCTGGCGCCGGAGCAGGCGGCGCCGCTGCTGTGCGCGGGCGTGACGGTGTACAGCCCGCTGAAGCACTTCGGGCTCATGACCCCCGGCCTCCGCGGCGGCATCCTGGGCCTGGGCGGCGTGGGCCACATGGGCGTGAAGGTGGCCAAGTCCATGGGCCACCACGTGACGGTGATCAGCTCGTCCAACAAGAAGCGGGCCGAGGCCATGGACGACCTGGGCGCCGACGCGTACCTCGTCAGCTCCGACGCCGACCagatggccgccgccgccgactcgctgGACTACATCATCGACACGGTGCCCGCGAAGCACCCGCTGGAGCCCTACCTGGCGCTGCTCAAGATGGACGGCAAGCTGGTGCTGATGGGCGTGATCGCGGAGCCGCTCAGCTTCGTGTCCCCCATGGTGATGCTGGGGAGGAAGACCATCACGGGGAGCTTCATCGGGAGCATGGACGAGACGGAGGAGGTGCTCCAGTTCTGCGTCGACAAGGGGCTCACCTCGCAGATCGAGGTCGTCAAGATGGACTACGTCAACCAGGCGTTCGAGAGGCTCGAGCGCAACGACGTCCGCTACCGCTTCGTCGTCGACGTCGGCGGGAGCAACATCGAGGACGCCGCCTGA